The genomic window TACCTTTCGGCGATATGTCCTGATCCGGAATCCCGCCTCCACTGGGGGGACGGTTTTCCAGATCGTAAATCGGCGGAAGCGTTTGCGCCCATTCATTGTGCTTTTGCTCCAACTGTTTCACGACCTCCGGAAACGCTGCCGCTACATCTTTTTCTTCGCGCGGATCTTTCTTCAGGTCATAGAGTTTCCACGTTTCCTGCTGCTGGGCTCGATATAACCGCCAATCGCCAAAACGAACCGCCTGAATGTCCCGCGTACGGGTCTTCGAGTTTTTGTTATACCAATAGACGGTGTCGCGAACATCGCCCTTCTTCTTTCCCGTCAGCCACGGCATCACATCGACCCCGTCGAGGTGCTCCGGCAACGGCAATTCAGCGGCGCTGAGCATGGTGGCATAAAAATCGAAGGTACACATCATCCCGTCATAACGCGTGCCTTGAGGAATCACACCCGGCCAGGAAACGATCCCGGGGGTCAGCGTCCAGCCGACCTGCTCACGACCCTTTCCTTTCCCGCCCCGGTACGGGGTTGACGTGCCGCCTTCTCCGACATTCGGCCCGTTATCACTCGCTAATATGATCAGCGTGTTTTCGCGCATGTTGTGTTCATCGAGATAATCGAGCAGTCTGCCCACCTGATCGTCGAGCGCCACAATTCCACCGCCGAGCAAACGACGGTTAGAGTCAAAGGTCTTATTGAGCGGCTGCCCTTTCGGTACGGAGGTGCGTTCGCAATATTTTTCCGGTGTGTTGCTGTGTGGACAATGCACCGCCAGCGGCGACCAGTACATCATGAACGGCTTTCCTTTTTTGCGGTTACGGTCCACAAACTCCACCAGCCGATCCCCGTCCAGCTCCGTCAGCCAGATTTCCTCGCCGTTATCATCCAGGCGCATAAACAGTTTTCCGTTTGGCGCTTTCGGTGGTTCGATCGCCACTTCCATAAAGCCGCGGCTCGACGGCGACTGATGATAGCCTACATCCCATTTTCCGACCTGCCCGGTCACGTAGCCGTGATCACGGAAGACTTCGGCAAACGTCGGCTTCTCGTCCGGAAGCGGCAAACCGCGCATCATTCCAAATTTCCCATCTTGTTGCGCATAGGTTCCCATGAGGAGGCTGTGTCGACTTGGCGAGCATGGCGGGTTCGTGACGTACATCTGAGTGAGTGTCACGCCCTCTTTGGCCAGCCGATCCATGTGCGGTGTCGGAATGTCTTTGCAGCCAAACGCGCCAATATCGCCCACCCCGAGATCGTCGATAAACAACAGTATAATGTTCGGACTCGCCTGGGCGGATTTCGACCAACCCGTCAGACAACAGGCCAGCCCCAGTAATAATACGACATTCTTCTTCATCATTATCCTTCTCATTTGGCTGTTACCGGAATCCGGAAATAGCCCGTTCCGGAAAATTTATTATCCTTGTACCCCATCCATTCCGCCATGCAATCCGCGGGAATCCCGGACACCCGTTTTTTCCACGGCGGAATACCGTACGCTCCAAACACGACCGGTTTTTTCCAGTGCGAATCATTGAAACCCGTTTCCTGCCAGCCGGTTTCAAGAACATCTGAACCCCGGGCATGTGCGGCCACCGGATACACCGCTCCGTTTTGTTCGACATAAATCAGAACACCCCCCAGCCCCTTCGCGTTTTCAAACTGCAGCGCGATTTGATTTACACCGGAGTTTACGGTGATTGGAAAATGCTTTGCCTTTTGCCAATTGCCGGTCTTCCCCAGGGATTTCCCGTTAAAGAACAGCTGAACGGAATCGTCCGCGCTTGCAACGATCCGGGCACCGCCCGCCTTCAGGGACAGGGCAGACTGCGGAGCCTTGTCGGCAGACACCTTCGGTTTCGGCTGTTCCTTCATAACCTGTTTCTTCGCCGGCTTCTTCTTTTTCTTTAAATCCTTCGCATAGGGGCTTTCGCGGTGCCGCCCGAACGAAAGCGAGTCGGGATTGCGGCTGTAAACAAACAAGTCGCGGACAATCTGCTGAACCAGCGGGTCTTTGTTGTCTGTCGTCGTAATTAACGAAACCGGCCCCACCAACCCGGACGGCATGAGCGAATCTTTTTTGTCGTAGTATTTGGCGGTCGTAAACGTCTTGCGCCCCGGCTCCGGTCGCGGTTTGTTTTTCGCGAACCATTCCGGCAGCGCAGCCAACCCCTCATATGAAAAGCCTGTATCGTCCGGGAACTGCTCGTCGCCGATCAGACGGTTGACCCACAGGTTGCTGACTTTCACCTCAAGCGTGTTTTTACCCGGACGCACCGCATCCGTGAGTTCCACCAGGAACGGCGGCTTCCACGCGATGCCTACATCATTGCCATTAACGGCCACCGTGGCAATCACTTCGACGCTACCAAGATCGAGCCAGATGCGATGTTCTGCTTTTTTCGCAATGTCAATCGTCTTGCGGTAGGTACCCGTTCCTGAGAAATAGCTGATGGCTTCGTCGGTATGTTCATTCCACGGAGCCAGCGTTTTAAAGGTCGTTTTCGCCGGAGCACCTGCGCCGTCAAAGGTAACCGTCCAATCGCTATTGAGTGAGCGTACGTCCTGCGCAGGGATCTTTGTTTCAACCTGCTGCTGATCCGATATTTCAATCGATAATACGCCGCCGGCTTTAAAGAACGACCGGGTGGCGGACAATGGATTGATGCGCTCCGAGGTGGAAAGTGCCGGTTCGCCGTTCAACAGAACCTTGGTGGCAGACGAGGCCGCTGCCTTTTCGCGGAAAACCACAAACACCGACCCAGCCGGATCAAACACCATCGGAACGATAGTGCGCCCATCTTTCTGTTCATAGACCGGGCACGGCTCAATGCGTCCGCTGTCCGGATGCCAGAACTCCGGCTGTTTATCGATCACCTGAAAACTGAGCAGCCCCGAGGTCGGCTTTTCCGACGAGCTGGATACAAAATAGATCTCCGCATCAGGGGTCGTGCGATGAATATAATTGATCGGGAGTTTTCCAGTGTTAGCACCTTCCGCCTCCACAATCACATCCGGCTTCACGCCCAGCTTATTGAGCACCACTTCAGGCTTTTCCCAATAGAGCGCTCCCTTTCCGTACGCCTTTTCTTTCAACCGGCTTCCGTCCAACTTGCCCCACATCTCGCCGACGATGTCTGCGACCTCTTTTTTGCTGGCGGGATAGTTCACCAAACCGCGCGATGTTTCCGGGCGGCTCGAAACCACAACATGGGCACCATCCGCAACAAGAGCCTGCAGTTTTTTCAGCAGCGGCACGGATATCTCGGAAATTTTGGGCAAGACCAGCATATGGTATTTCAGGCCTGAAGGCGCACAGACCATCCCCTCTTCAACGGACAATTCATCCCGAACCATCTGGGCACTGATCATGTCCCAATCATATCCGAGCGGCAGCGCAAACCCGGCTTTCAACTCCACCCCCGGAA from Pontiella desulfatans includes these protein-coding regions:
- a CDS encoding sulfatase family protein, with the translated sequence MMKKNVVLLLGLACCLTGWSKSAQASPNIILLFIDDLGVGDIGAFGCKDIPTPHMDRLAKEGVTLTQMYVTNPPCSPSRHSLLMGTYAQQDGKFGMMRGLPLPDEKPTFAEVFRDHGYVTGQVGKWDVGYHQSPSSRGFMEVAIEPPKAPNGKLFMRLDDNGEEIWLTELDGDRLVEFVDRNRKKGKPFMMYWSPLAVHCPHSNTPEKYCERTSVPKGQPLNKTFDSNRRLLGGGIVALDDQVGRLLDYLDEHNMRENTLIILASDNGPNVGEGGTSTPYRGGKGKGREQVGWTLTPGIVSWPGVIPQGTRYDGMMCTFDFYATMLSAAELPLPEHLDGVDVMPWLTGKKKGDVRDTVYWYNKNSKTRTRDIQAVRFGDWRLYRAQQQETWKLYDLKKDPREEKDVAAAFPEVVKQLEQKHNEWAQTLPPIYDLENRPPSGGGIPDQDISPKGKWIITDGKLGYTKPTAEQAEQMKAAKKAAKEAKRKKKGQGH
- a CDS encoding glycosyl hydrolase; its protein translation is MKNVFHGLVGLLAFAGLLHAEEGGGLEKGFANPPDEYRSGVKWEWCNGMLNKDGATADLESMKRVGLGGGKIFNVGGPEGPVRFASEEWYEIVAHSLREADRLGLTLGLNMTEGFCGIGGPWIKPEQSMQRVVWSEMEVSGPGSFSVALERPDVAPIDTTVFKLKDVDFYRDIKVFAVPRVGDGRIRSIRVKKGMMPHHSDPKDASVKTPEDSVPAGDIIPAGKVIDLTDRMDKDGNLKWKAPAGKWTILRMGTASTGACTRPGSEKTRGLEADKLNRETVKFHFDTFSKPLFKMDGVKPGENLVFFAVDSWEADGQNWSPVLAAEFKKRRGYSLYPFLPVLTGRVVESIDVSERFLWDFRRTIADCIHDNFYAYMAELCQQHGMKFSSEPFTRAAYDGMETTEAVGIPTATFWQSPNSWGRAGNEGKWASSAAHVTGKKKVSSEAFPAARMEAAWVHYPWTYKWLGDYAYASGINHFSFHCFPFQPWDDKAVHKPGMIFKNWGSQYSRHNTWWEQGVDWQKYQTRCQFMLQQGAGTAQALFMTPEAIPGVELKAGFALPLGYDWDMISAQMVRDELSVEEGMVCAPSGLKYHMLVLPKISEISVPLLKKLQALVADGAHVVVSSRPETSRGLVNYPASKKEVADIVGEMWGKLDGSRLKEKAYGKGALYWEKPEVVLNKLGVKPDVIVEAEGANTGKLPINYIHRTTPDAEIYFVSSSSEKPTSGLLSFQVIDKQPEFWHPDSGRIEPCPVYEQKDGRTIVPMVFDPAGSVFVVFREKAAASSATKVLLNGEPALSTSERINPLSATRSFFKAGGVLSIEISDQQQVETKIPAQDVRSLNSDWTVTFDGAGAPAKTTFKTLAPWNEHTDEAISYFSGTGTYRKTIDIAKKAEHRIWLDLGSVEVIATVAVNGNDVGIAWKPPFLVELTDAVRPGKNTLEVKVSNLWVNRLIGDEQFPDDTGFSYEGLAALPEWFAKNKPRPEPGRKTFTTAKYYDKKDSLMPSGLVGPVSLITTTDNKDPLVQQIVRDLFVYSRNPDSLSFGRHRESPYAKDLKKKKKPAKKQVMKEQPKPKVSADKAPQSALSLKAGGARIVASADDSVQLFFNGKSLGKTGNWQKAKHFPITVNSGVNQIALQFENAKGLGGVLIYVEQNGAVYPVAAHARGSDVLETGWQETGFNDSHWKKPVVFGAYGIPPWKKRVSGIPADCMAEWMGYKDNKFSGTGYFRIPVTAK